The following proteins are co-located in the Chaetodon auriga isolate fChaAug3 chromosome 23, fChaAug3.hap1, whole genome shotgun sequence genome:
- the LOC143315877 gene encoding rho GTPase-activating protein 6-like isoform X2, which produces MGDSVFLDRHNSYLGDFTWSSLSGRSVRLTPVAIQSLSELERARLQEVAYTRLHQDYDLGCQITVPKDGQKRKKSLRRKLDSLAKEKSKDKECVPQAFSIPLSQVIANDRTHRQRQDSYRQDHPQREEHKDSSDLVSSILQFATKRPSNKELSSSNSSLSSTSETANESTSPNTPEAAPRARRRGGMSVDSITDLDDNQSRLLEALQLSLPAETPSKKEKHRDKRLSLNPIYRQVPRVVDSCCQHIEKYGLQTVGIFRVGSSKKRVRQLREEFDRGVDVLLDEEHSIHDVAALLKEFLRDMPDPLLTKELYTAFINTTLLDPDEQQNVTQLLVYLLPACNSDTLHRLLEFLSTVTDHAHDRQDKDGQEITGNKMTSLNLATIFGPNLLHKQKSSDKEFSVQSSARAEESTAVIAVLQRMIASYQTLFMVPPDLQNEVLMSLLETDPDVVDYLLRRKASQSPDLLQTEEPFTLSERRSSSDSNKASSGELSPYDNNSPVLSERRGEPGSPSSEQLFRVPEQYSLVGQVAGWSREPGADTWGTKDAISEEHASIWGTWHTTLKPILKDQPYTGSHGNMSEGSSRSSQEGLDGFHGDGRQPAMLQRTQATPGIAECRPHPPVTRVCTSPHVDAGQPRLQLSVNPSVKSHLNSTHGPHRAGGHGLNPTSRPQGGTNTGDGGPAMLNDGHCPPPYNAHHRLAGSQSSPQLATAQRPPLQHGRLSATQSNSASTTEAQMAPHSPEWQDWQRDRWQIWQLLSSDNADALPETLV; this is translated from the exons GGTGATTTCACCTGGAGCAGCCTGTCGGGGCGGAGCGTACGTCTGACACCAGTGGCCATCCAGAGCCTCTCGGAGCTGGAGAGGGCCAGGCTGCAGGAAGTGGCCTACACCCGTTTACACCAGGACTACGACCTGGGATGTCAGATAACCGTGCCAAAAG atggacagaagaggaaaaagtcGCTGCGGAGGAAGCTGGACTCTCTAGCAAAAGAGAAGAGTAAAGACAAAG aatgcGTACCCCAGGCCTTCAGTATACCGCTCTCCCAGGTCATCGCTAATGACAGGACGCACAGGCAGCGTCAGGACAGCTATCGTCAGGATCATCCACAGCGCGAGGAACACAAGGACTCCTCCGATCTTGTCTCGTCCATTTTACAG TTCGCCACCAAGAGGCCGTCCAACAAGGAGTTATCCAGCAGTAACTCCTCTTTGAGCTCCACGTCGGAGACCGCCAATGAGTCAACGTCACCCAACACGCCCGAGGCGGCACCGCGAGCGCGCAGGAGG GGAGGCATGTCAGTGGACTCCATCACAGACCTGGACGACAACCAGTCCCGCCTGCTCGAGGCCCTGCAGCTCTCCCTGCCGGCCGAGACGCCGAGCAAGAAGGAGAAGCACCGGGACAAAAGGCTGAGCCTCAACCCCATCTACCGACAGGTGCCCCGGGTGGTCGACAGCTGCTGCCAGCACATCGAGAAATACG GTTTGCAGACTGTGGGGATCTTTAGGGTGGGAAGCTCCAAGAAgagggtcaggcag CTACGTGAGGAGTTTGATCGCGGCGTTGACGTCCTGCTGGATGAGGAGCACAGCATTCATGATGTGGCTGCTTTGCTGAAGGAGTTCCTCAGGGACATGCCTGACCCTCTTCTCACCAAGGAGCTCTACACGGCCTTCATCAACACCACAT TGCTGGATCCAGATGAGCAGCAGAATGTCACTCAGCTACTGGTCTATCtgctcccagcatgcaacagtGATACTCTCCACCGTCTCCTGGAGTTTCTTTCCACTGTGACCGATCACGCCCATGACCGGCAGGACAAAGACGGGCAGGAG ATCACGGGGAACAAGATGACGTCTTTGAACTTGGCCACCATCTTCGGCCCCAACCTCCTCCACAAGCAGAAGAGCTCAGACAAGGAGTTCAGCGTCCAGAGCTCGGCCAGGGCCGAGGAGAGCACGGCCGTCATCGCCGTGCTGCAGAGGATGATCGCCAGCTACCAAACCCTCTTCATG GTGCCTCCTGATCTGCAGAATGAGGTTTTGATGAGTCTATTGGAGACTGATCCAGATGTGGTGGACTACCTCCTGAGAAGAAAAGCATCACA GAGCCCCGACCTGTTGCAGACAGAGGAGCCCTTCACCCTGAGCGAGCGCCGGTCCTCCAGCGACTCCAACAAGGCCTCCAGCGGCGAGCTGTCCCCTTACGACAACAACTCCCCGGTCCTGAGCGAGCGGAGAGGAGAACCAGGGAGCCCCAGCAGCGAGCAGCTCTTCCGTGTCCCAGAGCAGTACAGTCTGGTGGGGCAGGTGGCCGGCTGGAGCAGAGAGCCTGGAGCTGACACTTGGGGTACCAAAG aCGCCATATCAGAggagcatgctagcatttgggGGACGTGGCACACGACTCTGAAACCAATACTCAAGGACCAACCGTACACAG GTTCCCATGGCAACATGTCAGAGGGAAGCTCGCGCAGCTCACAGGAAGGTCTCGACGGATTTCATGGCGATGGCAGGCAGCCGGCAATGCTACAACGGACTCAGGCGACGCCTGGCATCGCCGAGTGCAGGCCCCACCCCCCGGTCACCAGGGTGTGTACCAGCCCCCACGTGGATGCGGGACAACCACGCCTGCAGCTCAGCGTCAACCCCTCTGTGAAGTCACACCTCAACAGCACGCACGGTCCACATCGGGCAGGTGGGCACGGACTCAACCCGACCTCCAGACCTCAAGGCGGGACCAACACGGGCGACGGTGGCCCTGCTATGCTCAACGACGGCCACTGCCCTCCCCCTTATAACGCCCACCATCGACTGGCTGGTTCGCAAAGTTCACCTCAGCTCGCAACAGCTCAGCGGCCCCCTCTGCAGCACGGGAGGCTGAGTGCGACACAGAGTAACTCGGCCTCAACGACAGAGGCCCAGATGGCGCCGCACAGCCCGGAGTGGCAGGACTGGCAGAGAGACCGGTGGCAGATCTGGCAGCTGCTGTCCTCGGACAACGCTGACGCACTGCCTGAAACGCTGGTGTGA